From Huiozyma naganishii CBS 8797 chromosome 11, complete genome, a single genomic window includes:
- the ZIM17 gene encoding Zim17p (similar to Saccharomyces cerevisiae ZIM17 (YNL310C); ancestral locus Anc_3.36), giving the protein MGKVALRFGLRSGVIGPRVLTPRVFASRAFRTALICAKNGPDKPAVTSRSNTPAAADKKGSVGPSSAKLAMDKPQLMIAFTCKKCDTRSSHTISKQAYTGGTVLIQCPGCQNRHLIADHLKIFADSSVTIEDIMRARGETVAQTTEDLVLEDIPEQLKGTLSKYARDNKGPDTDSH; this is encoded by the coding sequence ATGGGGAAGGTTGCTCTGCGTTTTGGGCTGCGTTCTGGAGTGATTGGTCCCAGGGTGCTGACACCCAGGGTGTTTGCATCGAGGGCGTTCAGAACTGCGCTCATCTGCGCCAAGAATGGTCCAGACAAACCTGCTGTTACGAGCCGTAGTAATACgccggctgctgctgacaAGAAGGGTTCCGTAGGGCCATCCTCGGCGAAACTGGCCATGGACAAACCACAGTTGATGATTGCGTTTACTTGCAAGAAGTGTGACACGCGGTCCTCGCACACGATCTCGAAGCAGGCTTACACGGGCGGGACAGTGCTCATCCAGTGCCCCGGGTGCCAGAACAGACACCTCATCGCGGACCACCTCAAGATATTCGCAGACTCGAGTGTCACGATAGAGGATATCATGCGGGCCCGTGGGGAGACCGTCGCGCAGACCACGGAGGACCTCGTCCTCGAGGACATCCCAGAACAGCTCAAGGGGACGCTGTCCAAGTACGCGAGGGACAACAAGGGACCAGACACGGACTCGCACTGA
- the SKP2 gene encoding putative SCF ubiquitin ligase complex subunit SKP2 (similar to Saccharomyces cerevisiae YNL311C; ancestral locus Anc_3.35): MGRFQLLGKSRYFMLGGASQREPLELDQRVDGQDARHMQENGMLVRLPERILLKVLRMLDLNTLLALCPLHSRLYDVISNNLLFENVKLHSKVSLLQFNSLIHSEFRTSNTLHKRREGRASGKGQLDFKSTNARFLVKSVQFIDPQCQDSLLKYSKFYNKQDSSNVIAGSYNLGSSKSGSSKYTYYTYIELVLDIIDYLPNVTHVILSDVSVNFKIPLWYSVFNDGSRDFFKKIIKGQQSMTLNDLRTFEISQQFVDEYQRKFYSLQRIKTLEIRGAKQQTASAQTLLLRPNLLCCFGIITELRLENVTIDTASLDTPMEFLPLVLRRDSRGIHTVFAPFSRLVLTGCKITPGNGILRLFQSYFKQVTTVSLLEITSKYDLLLCNCFPALTELTLDCNSDCFTTAKQLVSDDYYYRQTDPTLENTMDDDCNSVTETLLDNPLEHVLQSPPPTTPVVLSLNLKYLSRTMTDTNRRTVRKPSQLTRGQGEYFNMSKVPPFHYFYHDYKSLWDRLPHRNVNINVINIPFTNVSPLPPRLYAERLVLGADSLDQETLIAYRAAANRAGVAANYYWIDDVKRCLKNELASIDTDENVDTLVDKIEEDSLNNYQNFKNFKDIPNINLYCFFKSLSRFKSVKIQMLRKKADCTQRTRYEWELLFQPVLNVNVPIEVRDRDGVLMYSYGRPK; this comes from the coding sequence ATGGGACGGTTCCAACTGCTTGGGAAGTCGCGGTACTTCATGCTGGGCGGTGCGTCGCAGCGGGAGCCGCTGGAGTTAGACCAGCGGGTGGATGGGCAGGACGCTCGTCACATGCAAGAGAACGGGATGCTTGTGAGACTACCGGAGAGGATACTGTTGAAAGTGCTGCGGATGCTGGACCTTAACACTTTGCTTGCGCTGTGCCCCCTGCACTCACGGCTGTACGACGTTATTAGCAACAACTTGCTCTTTGAGAACGTGAAGTTGCACTCGAAGGTGTCCCTCCTGCAGTTCAATTCGTTGATACACTCCGAGTTCAGGACATCGAACACTTTACACAAGAGGAGAGAAGGTAGAGCCAGTGGGAAGGGGCAGCTTGACTTCAAGAGCACGAACGCACGGTTCTTGGTGAAATCTGTGCAGTTTATAGACCCACAGTGCCAGGACTCGCTGCTCAAGTACAGCAAGTTCTACAACAAGCAGGACTCAAGCAACGTCATCGCAGGGTCATATAACCTCGGCTCGTCGAAAAGTGGTTCAAGCAAGTACACGTACTACACGTACATCGAGCTTGTTCTCGACATCATAGACTACCTGCCCAACGTGACCCACGTCATCCTTTCGGACGTGAGCGTCAACTTCAAGATCCCATTGTGGTACTCAGTGTTCAACGATGGGTCCCGCGACTTCTTTAAGAAAATCATCAAGGGACAGCAGTCCATGACCCTCAACGACCTGAGAACTTTTGAGATCTCACAGCAATTCGTCGACGAGTACCAGCGGAAATTCTACTCCTTGCAAAGAATCAAGACTTTGGAGATCAGAGGAGCAAAGCAACAGACCGCGTCGGCACAAACACTCCTGCTGAGACCGAACTTGCTCTGCTGCTTTGGAATCATCACGGAACTACGACTCGAGAACGTCACTATAGACACTGCATCGCTGGACACACCAATGGAATTCCTGCCCCTTGTGCTCAGGCGCGACAGCAGGGGCATTCATACTGTGTTCGCACCCTTCTCAAGGCTTGTACTCACAGGATGTAAGATTACACCGGGGAACGGCATACTGCGACTCTTCCAGTCGTACTTTAAACAGGTGACCACGGTCAGTCTTCTCGAGATCACGAGCAAATACGATCTGCTTCTGTGCAACTGCTTCCCCGCGCTGACAGAACTCACTTTGGACTGTAACAGTGACTGCTTCACAACCGCGAAACAGCTGGTCTCGGACGACTATTACTACAGACAGACAGATCCGACCCTTGAAAATACGATGGACGACGACTGTAACTCAGTAACAGAGACGTTACTGGACAACCCATTGGAACACGTCTTGCAAAGCCCACCACCAACGACACCGGTCGTGCTCTCTTTGAACCTTAAATACTTATCCAGGACAATGACGGACACGAACCGCAGAACTGTGAGGAAACCATCACAACTGACCCGTGGGCAGGGCGAGTACTTCAACATGTCCAAAGTCCCACCGTTCCACTACTTCTACCATGACTACAAAAGCCTCTGGGACAGATTACCTCACAGGAACGTCAACATCAACGTCATCAATATCCCATTCACGAATGTCTCCCCACTACCGCCGAGACTTTACGCGGAAAGGCTTGTGCTGGGGGCAGACTCTCTCGACCAAGAAACGCTAATTGCTTACCGTGCTGCAGCAAACCGTGCGGGCGTAGCAGCAAACTACTATTGGATAGACGACGTCAAGCGCTGTCTCAAGAACGAACTGGCCTCGATAGACACTGACGAGAACGTCGACACCCTTGTAGACAAAATCGAGGAGGACTCCCTCAACAACTACCagaacttcaagaacttcaagGACATCCCGAACATAAACCTctactgtttcttcaagtcccTGTCCCGCTTCAAGTCCGTGAAGATCCAGATGCTGCGGAAAAAAGCCGACTGCACGCAGAGAACGCGGTACGAATGGGAACTGCTCTTCCAACCGGTCCTCAACGTCAACGTGCCCATAGAGGTCCGCGACAGGGACGGCGTCCTGATGTACTCGTACGGGAGACCGAAGTGA
- the LIN1 gene encoding U5 snRNP complex subunit LIN1 (similar to Saccharomyces cerevisiae LIN1 (YHR156C); ancestral locus Anc_1.96) — protein sequence MGDLLAKGKRRSSSSDGVDGVSDLKRRKRTGEGESLPDDSGSGSQSDSDDENAAQLMDMEEFKRENLEDLEKESTVAVADSHLEPFNLAEDLEHGVFDKDGNYIPQASDDEAEEQDAWIGEVEDVEAVAEAQRSRQSLLREKQRTQQRARRKLMTEEALVRLLYCVDKHETIMYTLARYSKLRQTAKKLQSPGLIRQGIDNAIDLLTDLISLLEQKGMEDIYSWDRTKIHEVIKEESIDGKDPVDNYAQKTWDFKWSHSPSKVHGVYSNYEMQHWKQTAFNDNVIVKYHEDNDKIDSWLFVGCLEFM from the coding sequence ATGGGCGATCTGCTGGCTAAGGGTAAGCGGAGAAGTAGTAGTTCTGATGGTGTCGATGGCGTGAGCGATTTGAAACGGCGGAAACGGACCGGTGAGGGCGAGTCACTGCCGGATGACTCTGGAAGTGGCTCGCAGAGCGACAGTGATGACGAGAACGCTGCGCAGCTGATGGATATGGAGGAATTCAAGAGGGAGAATTTGGAGGATTTAGAAAAGGAGTCGACTGTTGCGGTGGCGGACAGCCATCTAGAACCGTTCAATTTAGCCGAGGATTTGGAGCACGGTGTCTTCGATAAGGATGGGAACTACATACCGCAGGCGAGCGATGACGAAGCTGAGGAACAGGACGCATGGATTGGCGAGGTGGAAGATGTGGAGGCAGTGGCTGAGGCACAGAGGTCTCGACAGTCTCTCCTTAGGGAGAAGCAAAGGACCCAGCAGCGCGCTCGTAGGAAGCTCATGACAGAGGAGGCGCTGGTACGGCTGCTATACTGCGTCGATAAACATGAAACCATTATGTACACACTCGCACGGTACTCCAAACTGCGACAAACGGCCAAGAAATTGCAGTCCCCGGGGTTAATCCGACAAGGCATAGACAATGCTATTGACTTGCTCACTGATCTAATCTCACTGTTGGAACAGAAGGGTATGGAGGACATTTACAGTTGGGATCGGACGAAGATCCATGAGGTGATCAAGGAGGAATCGATAGATGGTAAGGACCCCGTGGACAACTACGCCCAAAAAACCTGGGATTTCAAATGGAGCCACTCGCCATCCAAAGTCCACGGTGTATACTCGAACTACGAGATGCAGCATTGGAAGCAAACGGCCTTCAACGATAATGTAATCGTCAAATACCATGAGGACAATGACAAGATAGACAGCTGGCTTTTTGTTGGTTGTCTAGAGTTTATGTAA
- the KNAG0K02490 gene encoding uncharacterized protein (similar to Saccharomyces cerevisiae YSP1 (YHR155W) and SIP3 (YNL257C); ancestral locus Anc_1.100) has product MGWALLLLLLLVAVAVAVGGSWVPGMSKKEAQIQWVTVALNEAAIDSPSFRAYVNHYHTKVTRLEDWVQSYGQTVNSKYVETAKEFRAIKRGLLGSLLPPPDLLGGGLTANQTYAPLIVHRFNGDYEAFIKKVSSVVFMRDGTYSGFIQELMRDGVDPYEVKRKNFEYFQSKFDAALSQSQSLERDGENSSPRFLRDESAGLFDMWKHYLDASLGIVAAIAEIQLHLDRFLVQVTSQINAQNKFSLSNAEKEINLVPELDDYVSDYTSWINITSKTAGPMQDGLKQSQRYIYHQAMKEFEPSQDLAEYNLDKMNFAGSSTDCFAHVRQKKAGWLYMKSFVGSDNKEVWVRRWCFVDDLIFGMFLLSPAKTSVEETDKFGMGLIRAKYLPEVPQRFAFQLTIKGAGADKKSDLELVFQAENVESLKSWIQIFQKAKSKYLTLLEDNKVDVSYAAKRYPPRFLEFASSLTTVNDQLLTTYDSKATISLIEKVKKDFKTDSIDSLMEQKSFGFLLASTPLSTKLTPLALLSGVQRNKYEFYDAIQANIWGVNTINQNGGVSIKIGESNKRLKVADVYPSNYPDSLKALNIQFKTIFESINYEYAEGILQSIDELLLFRFSAIWAANRTQRIAAMFYVTEKYIYVYMSFLGFSHLSRRPIDSYSSVEYDTGVRNVIKLHTLDGLHLKFHVFFANYKMVASKLQYLIEARQGKTKKTTEEIITKFQEIAEVYQEQEGSDRKAFFNKESEIANTLGKTFWNINTSSKKLMDRCKNIRKNYTRTYTKCYPISSKGLMHILFGDQSKVFPDSLFFADRNSNYNTNWYWKKVEISKGTYQLVRSIQFNLNRTDNFLSDNAQELSTNQRIIRMIENRYYEVDQDPLVMKIPFCHPLKIAAKYVITEPADPESSANSKLHLSSNESVFHTNYKIEYLETKTPTFVETVVKNFIERLTYMEFNMIWRAVHYYLERIGTHSKTVKAMKLGGLIGVISNTEDAEKEPTEKDEDNETSGEPLEEWNSETRESDTNSEKMAAELSKDMEVSAAKDMEANMNQRATYDVTYSVSLLLKVLAKLIVSRIVRTFFIVLRLLIVGLSFVGTALSHINKTLLLGLLVSIIFNLFFSGRSTMNYWSVKKANSIFNDFVAGNQKSTMERALYIKDMDLLTDYLSNSDSNAAFKKFNEELSTSRGNQYGESRRQVAVRRNELLVELRILQNMEKEILHGDYRKFLIQEIEKCRKVHAEYPKVWVEDPVLKKYCDSCNEELQNLSSKLL; this is encoded by the coding sequence ATGGGTTGGGccctgttgttgttgttgttgttggttgctgttgctgttgctgttggtggaTCCTGGGTGCCAGGTATGAGCAAGAAAGAGGCGCAGATACAGTGGGTGACCGTTGCGTTGAACGAGGCGGCGATTGACTCGCCGTCCTTCCGGGCGTACGTGAACCACTACCATACAAAAGTGACACGGCTGGAGGACTGGGTGCAGAGTTACGGCCAGACGGTCAATTCGAAGTACGTGGAGACCGCGAAGGAGTTTCGGGCGATCAAGCGCGGACTGTTGGGCAGTCTGTTGCCCCCGCCGGACCTGCTGGGAGGCGGTTTGACCGCTAACCAAACGTACGCGCCGCTTATCGTGCATCGGTTCAACGGCGACTACGAGGCGTTTATCAAGAAAGTGTCCAGCGTCGTGTTCATGAGGGACGGTACGTATTCTGGTTTCATCCAGGAACTGATGCGCGATGGGGTCGACCCCTACGAGGTGAAACGCAAGAATTTCGAGTACTTTCAGAGTAAGTTTGACGCGGCGCTGAGCCAGTCGCAGAGTCTTGAGCGGGACGGGGAGAACTCTTCTCCACGGTTCTTGCGTGACGAGTCCGCCGGGCTTTTCGATATGTGGAAACATTACTTGGACGCATCGCTTGGTATCGTCGCGGCCATTGCGGAGATACAGTTGCATTTGGACCGGTTTCTAGTGCAAGTGACGAGTCAGATCAACGCGCAGAATAAGTTCTCTTTGTCGAACGCggagaaagagatcaaTCTCGTTCCAGAGCTCGACGATTACGTCAGCGACTACACCTCATGGATCAATATCACCTCGAAGACCGCGGGGCCTATGCAGGATGGGCTCAAGCAGTCTCAGAGGTACATATACCACCAGGCTATGAAGGAGTTTGAACCTTCGCAGGATCTCGCCGAGTACAACCTCGACAAGATGAATTTCGCTGGATCGTCGACGGACTGCTTTGCACACGTCCGCCAGAAGAAGGCTGGATGGCTGTACATGAAATCGTTCGTCGGGTCCGACAACAAAGAGGTGTGGGTCCGGCGGTGGTGCTTCGTGGACGATCTCATCTTCGGGATGTTCCTGTTGTCGCCAGCGAAGACCTCCGTCGAGGAGACGGACAAGTTCGGTATGGGCCTGATCCGTGCGAAATACCTACCCGAAGTGCCCCAGCGGTTTGCCTTCCAACTGACGATAAAGGGAGCTGGAGCTGACAAGAAGAGCGACCTTGAACTCGTGTTCCAAGCGGAGAACGTCGAGTCCCTAAAATCGTGGATCCAGATTTTCCAAAAGGCCAAGTCAAAGTACCTAACGCTATTGGAGGACAATAAAGTGGACGTCAGCTACGCGGCAAAGAGATACCCTCCAAGATTCTTAGAGTTTGCCTCGTCTCTAACGACAGTGAACGATCAGTTGCTCACAACTTACGACTCGAAGGCAACAATCTCTTTGATCGAGAAGGTTAAGAAGGACTTTAAGACGGACAGCATTGATTCCTTAATGGAGCAAAAAAGTTTTGGGTTCTTGCTTGCCTCCACGCCACTTTCTACTAAGTTGACCCCACTGGCACTGTTGTCCGGTGtccaaagaaacaagtaCGAGTTTTACGACGCAATACAGGCAAACATCTGGGGGGTGAACACCATCAATCAAAACGGTGGGGTTTCGATCAAAATCGGAGAGAGTAACAAAAGACTGAAGGTCGCAGACGTGTACCCTTCCAACTATCCGGACTCCCTGAAGGCGCTGAACATACAGTTCAAAacaatctttgaaagtatCAACTACGAGTACGCAGAGGGTATTTTGCAGTCCATTGATGAACTTCTCCTGTTCAGGTTTAGCGCAATCTGGGCAGCCAACAGGACCCAGAGAATAGCAGCGATGTTCTACGTCACGGAAAAGTACATCTACGTGTATATGAGTTTCCTGGGATTTTCacatctttcaagaagaccaaTTGATTCCTACAGCTCTGTTGAGTACGATACCGGTGTGAGAAACGTCATTAAACTGCACACTTTGGACGGACTGCACTTGAAATTCCACGTCTTCTTTGCCAATTACAAAATGGTTGCTTCAAAGTTACAGTACCTGATTGAAGCGCGCCAAGGTAAGACAAAGAAGACTACAGAGGAGATTATAACTAAATTCCAAGAAATCGCCGAGGTGTACCAGGAACAAGAGGGGAGCGATAGAAAGGCATTCTTCAATAAGGAAAGTGAAATTGCAAACACTTTGGGGAAAACTTTCTGGAATATTAACACAagttccaagaaattgatgGATAGGTGCAAGAACATTCGGAAAAATTACACGAGGACTTACACCAAATGCTACCCTATCTCTAGTAAAGGTTTGATGCACATTTTGTTTGGTGACCAATCCAAGGTATTCCCAGATAGTTTGTTTTTCGCCGATAGAAACAGCAACTATAACACCAATTGGTACtggaagaaagtggaaatCAGCAAAGGTACTTACCAACTAGTGAGATCGATCCAAttcaacttgaacagaACAGATAACTTCCTATCTGATAATGCACAGGAATTGTCGACTAACCAGAGAATCATAAGGATGATCGAGAACAGGTACTACGAGGTGGACCAAGATCCCCTGGTGATGAAGATCCCTTTCTGCCACCCGCTGAAGATAGCAGCCAAGTACGTGATCACTGAACCAGCGGACCCGGAAAGTAGTGCGAACAGCAAGCTACATCTTTCCTCAAACGAATCCGTCTTTCACACGAACTACAAGATAGAGTATTTGGAAACGAAGACTCCGACATTTGTTGAAACTGTGGTGAAGAACTTCATAGAACGGTTGACATACATGGAGTTTAATATGATCTGGCGTGCTGTTCATTACTATCTGGAGAGAATTGGTACCCATAGCAAAACTGTGAAGGCTATGAAATTAGGTGGCTTGATAGGTGTAATCTCGAACACGGAAGATGCGGAGAAAGAACCAACTGAGAAAGATGAGGATAATGAAACCAGTGGTGAACCCTTGGAGGAATGGAATAGCGAGACGAGGGAATCTGATACAAACTCGGAGAAAATGGCCGCGGAGCTTTCCAAGGACATGGAAGTCTCCGCGGCCAAGGACATGGAGGCTAATATGAATCAACGGGCGACTTACGATGTTACGTACTCCGTGTCGCTTCTGCTCAAAGTCCTTGCGAAACTGATTGTTAGCCGTATCGTCCGCACTTTCTTCATTGTCTTGAGGCTGCTGATTGTTGGCCTGAGCTTTGTTGGAACCGCGTTGTCGCACATCAACAAGACATTGTTGTTGGGCCTCCTTGTTTCTATtattttcaatttgttcttttccGGTAGGTCGACGATGAATTACTGGTCCGTGAAAAAGGCTAATAGTATCTTCAACGATTTTGTCGCTGGTAACCAGAAGAGCACGATGGAACGTGCACTGTACATCAAAGACATGGATCTTTTAACGGACTACTTGTCAAACTCGGACAGTAACGCtgccttcaagaagttcaacGAGGAACTGAGTACCAGCCGCGGGAACCAATACGGGGAGTCCAGGAGACAAGTTGCCGTTAGAAGAAACGAACTGTTGGTTGAACTGCGCATCTTGCAGAATATGGAGAAGGAGATCCTTCATGGTGACTACCGGAAGTTTTTGATCCAAGAGATTGAGAAGTGTCGCAAAGTTCACGCTGAATATCCTAAAGTGTGGGTTGAGGACCCCGTGCTGAAAAAGTACTGTGACAGTTGTAATGAAGAACTTCAGAACTTGAGTTCTAAGTTGTTGTAG
- the DAL82 gene encoding Dal82p (similar to Saccharomyces cerevisiae DAL82 (YNL314W); ancestral locus Anc_3.31): MGENEHDERPTKQVLRRSRESLDLLLTLLNTHKPHLKPYSCRLSSWYALLMDYNTAAGTTLRQPRTLRTRFERIMGLFRTDRALVNCSDPGLLARLVEEYSKPYRLMRKSSPIEPGAAGAMPKSKYKIVKQRPLHQNNNAVGVPQIKVYSSREDFTNDTPSSSSISPHIKPLDTIQLGMPNGGHPSSGRAERDPGQTQLPGSDPSPGPNPVRRPQPPTHPINHETFMYMRAENTPADDDPEGEDEEDGDVGDQPIAIDIMGTMNETYMGLEDVRSQFLDLRAHLQQQTNAVQHIRDDVRDLEQNSVEGRTSIVEDIELTRVSLVDEIQSVRSAVADLRAQFEEHRAATRIAESATLKRLDRIHDLLVEHQGTAPPGPSSRRPSPGHRAADPS, translated from the coding sequence ATGGGCGAGAATGAGCACGACGAGAGGCCGACGAAGCAAGTTTTGCGAAGGAGCAGAGAGTCGCTAGACCTTTTGTTGACGCTGTTGAACACACACAAGCCGCATTTAAAACCGTATTCGTGCCGGCTGAGCAGCTGGTACGCGCTGCTGATGGACTACAATACTGCCGCGGGGACGACGCTACGGCAGCCGCGGACTCTGCGGACGCGGTTCGAGCGGATCATGGGTCTTTTCCGGACTGACCGGGCGCTTGTGAACTGTTCGGACCCGGGACTGCTCGCGCGACTCGTAGAGGAGTACAGCAAGCCGTATCGACTGATGCGCAAGAGCTCACCAATAGAACCTGGTGCAGCTGGTGCGATGCCGAAGTCCAAGTACAAGATTGTCAAGCAGCGACCATTACACCAGAACAACAATGCCGTGGGGGTGCCACAGATCAAAGTATATTCCTCACGAGAGGACTTTACGAACGATACGccgtcctcgtcgtcaatATCGCCGCACATCAAACCTTTGGACACAATACAGTTGGGGATGCCCAACGGTGGGCATCCGTCTTCAGGCAGGGCAGAGCGGGACCCGGGCCAGACGCAGCTTCCCGGCTCTGACCCCAGCCCTGGCCCCAACCCTGTTAGGCGACCTCAACCACCGACACACCCAATCAACCATGAGACGTTCATGTACATGCGAGCAGAGAACACTCCTGCCGACGACGACCCAGAAGgcgaagatgaagaagacggTGACGTCGGCGACCAGCCGATTGCAATTGACATCATGGGCACGATGAACGAGACGTACATGGGTCTCGAGGACGTGCGGTCCCAGTTTCTGGACCTGCGCGCCCAcctgcagcagcaaacGAACGCCGTGCAGCACATCCGCGACGACGTGCGCGACCTCGAGCAGAACTCCGTCGAGGGCCGCACCTCGATCGTCGAGGACATCGAGCTGACGCGGGTCTCCCTCGTGGACGAGATCCAGTCCGTTCGGTCCGCGGTCGCCGATCTGCGCGCCCAATTCGAGGAGCACCGAGCTGCAACGCGCATCGCAGAGTCAGCAACACTCAAGAGACTCGACCGGATACACGACCTGCTTGTAGAGCACCAGGGAACGGCTCCACCAGGGCCCTCATCGCGGCGCCCATCGCCTGGTCATCGCGCCGCGGACCCAAGTTAG
- the ATP11 gene encoding Atp11p (similar to Saccharomyces cerevisiae ATP11 (YNL315C); ancestral locus Anc_3.30): protein MRRMLTMRRMMMARRIGVSRWPVSKCATSMRYQSSQSPSQSPSQYSEKLLQEAKRRGFNSVEELKDHLRDEIESKKRELNKIDPLRELEDWQSSRSSPKVTKFSPDRQAKTKVQDAPKETPPFKTLASYMKLDKVFGLSAEQVEFIWKGRWATKENTLCAVVPRRVFDQMMTVVWGNPAFVLPLPRTTPDDQPTSEKPAVELHYVQWNAADKHTVHCMITSLAEYKLHTQFARPHTVLEFHRELEDTHQVVLMNGTVESDCNVSLQDAHLLLLNVQRFYGALGTDTDIARKRLKLLQDFTQGSSEFDLDLLIELSQSLDT, encoded by the coding sequence ATGAGAAGGATGTTGACGATGCggaggatgatgatggcGCGGAGGATTGGTGTCAGCAGGTGGCCGGTCTCGAAATGTGCAACTTCCATGCGCTACCAGTCGTCGCAGTCGCCGTCACAGTCGCCGTCGCAGTACTCGGAGAAACTGTTACAAGAGGCAAAGAGGAGGGGGTTTAACAGCGTCGAGGAATTGAAAGACCACCTGCGGGACGAGATCGAAAGCAAGAAGCGcgaattgaacaagatcgaCCCGTTAAGGGAACTGGAGGACTGGCAGAGCAGCCGGAGCTCCCCAAAAGTTACCAAATTCAGCCCTGATAGACAGGCCAAGACGAAGGTACAAGACGCTCCGAAGGAGACTCCGCCTTTCAAGACGTTGGCATCGTACATGAAACTGGACAAAGTGTTTGGTCTAAGTGCGGAACAGGTGGAATTCATATGGAAGGGCAGATGGGCGACCAAAGAAAACACGCTGTGTGCAGTGGTACCACGTCGTGTATTCGACCAGATGATGACTGTGGTCTGGGGGAACCCAGCGTTCGTGCTGCCCCTCCCTAGGACAACCCCCGACGACCAGCCCACGAGCGAGAAACCTGCCGTAGAGCTGCATTACGTGCAGTGGAATGCCGCGGACAAGCACACGGTCCATTGCATGATTACATCGCTCGCAGAATACAAACTCCACACGCAGTTTGCAAGGCCGCACACAGTCTTGGAGTTCCACAGAGAACTAGAAGATACACACCAAGTCGTGCTGATGAACGGGACAGTCGAGAGCGACTGCAACGTCTCGCTCCAGGATGCGCACCTGCTCTTGCTCAACGTCCAACGATTCTACGGCGCGCTGGGGACGGACACTGATATTGCCCGCAAGAGGCTGAAACTGCTCCAAGATTTCACCCAGGGGTCCAGCGAATTTGACCTCGACCTGCTGATCGAACTGTCCCAATCTCTGGACACCTGA
- the PHA2 gene encoding prephenate dehydratase PHA2 (similar to Saccharomyces cerevisiae PHA2 (YNL316C); ancestral locus Anc_3.29), translated as MVTTNVMFLGPPGTYSHQAALQQFSSRNDVKYTPASSIPQCFDELERNNDVDYSVVPLENSTNGQVVFSYDLLRDRMLDKNTTVQGNQKVPKLEIVGEQYVSITHCLLSSVELQGTDGMDRFKRVRIFSHPQVWGQVSEYLSKLKRKHPNVKFETADCTSTSDAALKAREEQAGCKDTETLFLAIASETAATLYDLNIVDHSINDKLGNTTRFLVLRRHHQTSTLVCNDGTMYVSLITFTIEQDDPGSLVDMLTVLKKHAVNMCSIHSRPYNSSANPRKWQYIFYVEYDYDPKKQDWDEFYKQLSGECMQWCLWGTFPRNHKYYQ; from the coding sequence ATGGTAACTACCAATGTGATGTTTTTGGGGCCTCCCGGGACGTACTCGCACCAGGCTGCGTTACAGCAGTTTTCGTCGCGAAACGACGTGAAGTACACCCCAGCCAGCTCGATCCCGCAGTGCTTTGACGAATTGGAGAGGAACAATGACGTCGACTATTCCGTGGTACCGTTGGAAAACTCGACAAACGGTCAGGTCGTCTTTTCTTATGACCTGCTGCGAGACAGGATGCTGGACAAGAACACGACTGTCCAGGGCAATCAAAAAGTGCCCAAGTTAGAGATAGTCGGCGAACAGTACGTCTCCATCACGCACTGTTTGCTAAGCAGTGTTGAGTTGCAGGGAACCGATGGCATGGACCGATTCAAAAGAGTTAGAATATTCTCGCACCCACAGGTATGGGGCCAAGTATCTGAGTACTTGAGtaagttgaagaggaaacacCCTAATGTTAAGTTTGAAACCGCAGACTGTACCTCTACCTCAGATGCTGCGTTGAAAGCAAGGGAGGAGCAGGCAGGGTGTAAGGACACCGAGACACTATTTCTCGCTATAGCCAGCGAGACGGCTGCCACATTATACGACTTGAATATCGTGGATCATTCGATCAACGACAAACTTGGGAATACCACGAGATTTTTGGTGCTGAGAAGACATCACCAAACCAGTACTCTTGTGTGCAACGACGGGACAATGTATGTCAGTCTAATTACTTTCACTATTGAGCAGGACGACCCCGGGTCATTGGTAGACATGTTaactgttttgaagaaacatGCTGTAAACATGTGCTCTATCCATTCGAGACCGTACAATAGCTCAGCAAATCCTAGGAAATGGCAGTATATATTCTACGTGGAGTATGACTATGAcccaaagaaacaagacTGGGATGAATTTTACAAGCAACTCAGCGGCGAATGTATGCAATGGTGCCTTTGGGGGACATTCCCAAGAAATCATAAATATTACCAGTAG